The Pelagibacterium halotolerans B2 nucleotide sequence CGGAAAGAACGACAGATAGGTCGAAATCAGCGCCTTGGGGATCAGCCCGGTCAGTCCCACCGAATTGAGCACTACCACCACCATGGGCGCAATCGCGAGGATGGGGATGGTCTGGCTGGCGATGATCCACGGCATCAGCGAGCGGTCCATCGCCCGGTTGTGAACGATCAGCACCGCCAGCCCGATCCCGAGCAGCGTGCCGAAAATGAACCCCAGCCCGGTCGCCGAAAGCGTGATCCAGGCGTGAAAAATCAGGCTGCGCGGCGTGGAGGGATTGGCGTTGAACACCGAATTGTAAAATTCGACGGCCACCTGATGCGGGGCCGGCAGCACCGGGCGCTGCTGGGCGAAAACATCGGCCAGAAACTGGGTCAGCGGCACATCGACAAGATCGGCCCGCGCATAAACGCTCTGCTGCCAGGGCGTGTTGAGAATAATCGTGCCGGCGTACCAGATGGCGATGATGGCAAGCACCACCACAGCAACCGGAACGAAACTCCCCTCAGCCAGCCGCTTCATTTACTATTCCTCATAGGAATGACCGGCCCGCAGTCCCTCGCGGACCCGGGCGGCGATTTCGAGGAATTCGGGCGTTTCGCGGATATCGAGCGGCCGTTCCCTGGGGAGCGTTGATTCGATCACATCGGTCACCCGGCCCGGACGCGGGCTCATCACCACGATCTTGGTCGAGAGATAAACCGCCTCGGGGATCGAGTGGGTGACGAAACAGATGGTCTTGCTGGTCTTCGCCCAAAGTTCGAGAAGCTGTTCGTTGAGATGGTCCCGCACGATTTCGTCGAGCGCGCCGAACGGCTCGTCCATCAAGAGCAGATCAGCATCGAAGGCCAGCGCGCGGGCAATCGAGGCGCGCTGCTGCATGCCGCCCGAAAGCTGCCAGGGAAATTTCTGCTCGAACCCTGAAAGATTGACCATCTCCAGCGTCCGCGCGATGCGCTTTTGCTGATCGGCCTTCGAATAGCCCATGATTTCGAGCGGCAGCCCCACATTGCGCTCGATGGTCCGCCACGGATAGAGCGCCGCGGCCTGAAACACATAGCCGTACGACCGATCCTTGCGGGCCTGTTCGGGGCTGTGGCCATTGACGGTGATCGTGCCCGCTGTCGGCTGTTCGAGATCGGCGATCA carries:
- a CDS encoding ABC transporter permease, with the translated sequence MKRLAEGSFVPVAVVVLAIIAIWYAGTIILNTPWQQSVYARADLVDVPLTQFLADVFAQQRPVLPAPHQVAVEFYNSVFNANPSTPRSLIFHAWITLSATGLGFIFGTLLGIGLAVLIVHNRAMDRSLMPWIIASQTIPILAIAPMVVVVLNSVGLTGLIPKALISTYLSFFPVVVGMVKGFRSPEAIHLDLMRTYNASGNQVFWKLRWPAAVPYLFTSMKVGVAASLVGAIVGELPTGAAGGLGSRLLAGSYYGQTTQIWAALLMAAALSAALIFAIGAIQSLTAKMMGAPA
- a CDS encoding ABC transporter ATP-binding protein; its protein translation is MTSVVSAKGLGLTFETADGPVHALSDVNLSISKGEFVSFIGPSGCGKTTFLRVIADLEQPTAGTITVNGHSPEQARKDRSYGYVFQAAALYPWRTIERNVGLPLEIMGYSKADQQKRIARTLEMVNLSGFEQKFPWQLSGGMQQRASIARALAFDADLLLMDEPFGALDEIVRDHLNEQLLELWAKTSKTICFVTHSIPEAVYLSTKIVVMSPRPGRVTDVIESTLPRERPLDIRETPEFLEIAARVREGLRAGHSYEE